TCTGAAACCCCGAATAAAACCTCCGCATCGAAACGTAAACCTTTTTGGCTGCTTGTGTAAAGAAATACACGCAACATGCAACGCTTTAGAGGTTAAAATGAcgcaaaaatgaagcaaatgATCCTTTTGTGGTGACCTCACAGACGCAGATGTGTGAAGTGTTGTCAGTTAACCACCGCACTTCCTCCTTCACATACTCGCATGCACACAGTTGTTCTTATTCAAAAGTGACTGCAAAGTTCCACACAAAGCTTCAATATACATCGACGCCTCACAACATGATAGGTGTGCGTAATGGTCATGATTTGAAATTGAAACGCAGGTGCATGGCGGTGGCGATGATGAGGATGACGGTCTACCTGGAGGTTGGTGGTGGTGTAGTCGGCGgcgagagagaggggggggcgggcgggggggggggagtgcggGCGGCGGTGCCTGTCGTCGCGGAGCGGTCGCCGGAATGAGCGGCGACgggaagaacaagaagaagaagaagcagaagaaggtTGAAGAACGCCGCCAAAAAAGGCCAGCGACAGGGTAGGAAGTGCGGCAGGAAGTAGGCGGGGATCGTACAGCTGCCAGACCAGCATGTCGGAGGTAAAAGTGCAGCAAAATCAACAGGGTTCTTGGACTGACATAGAAGAATTATGGCAAttggagcaaaaataaatagtgCTCTTGTGCTAACCTAACCTCTAGACTCCAGATGATTGACTATTAACTCTTTATTCTAGATGGTTGACTTTATACTCTCGACTCTCGACTCTTTACTTCTGGactctagactcttgattctgGACAATTCACTCTTGATTATGGATTCTCAATTCCAGATTCTTGAATCCAATTCCTTGATTCCTCACGCTTGACTCCAGGCTCTTGACCATAGACTCCAGAGTCCTATCTCTTGATGTTGGACTCTTGACGCAAGCCTTGACTTGTGGACTGTTGACTTTAGACTGTAGACTTCTCACTCTTATTTCATAGTCATGAACCCTGGgaaagttcaccactgttccatggtttctccatttgagggtaatggctctcactgttgttcactggagtcccaaagctttagaaatgttCTTTGTGACCCTTTCCAGACCGAAGGTCGtccattactttatttctcgtgGGTTCTTGGATTTCTTTGGAACACGGCATTTTATTGCAACGAccttttgagatcttttggccgacCTCATTTGGGGTCGattgaagtgatttcttgattgaacccGGTCTAGAAGGTAATCAGGTTTTGGTGCGGTCTGTGAAAATCAACTCAGCTTTCCCAAAACAAATCTGATTACTCACAGTTAATTCATGGTTCAGCAATGGggtcaattactttttccacttttttttttttttttttttaaacttatttaaaggtagctttgaatagttttgtgTCCTTAAtttaaaccaaaacaaaaataatcaccatttaaaactgtattttatgtttaattagGTTACCTATTGCCTGAATTTGAGAACAGGGCCGATATTTTCACGGCACTGCACAGAGTTGAATGTAAGACAGAGGTGAAAGCAAACTGGGCTAATTTGACCTTTAACCTCAACACCCTCGATTCAAAATCAATAGCAGGGTATTTCTTGCCGCCCGGAAATTTGACGCTGGTCAAAACTAATAGGCTTATCCGAATAGAAGACATCAGCAAATAGTTACAAATATAGACTTCAGTTTATTGCACAATCGATACTGGAGCACAGACAGTTGATTGGCGCGACGCTTCACTCGGCCCACAAAACAGCACCACCTTGAGCTCCTTCATGGTGCAGCAGTCCCCCGTGTCCTCACTCTGGGTACGAGAAGCGCGATTCCCTTTGGAAACTCATAGGCTATCCGGCACCTGTGATATATTCCGATTCTATTTTTGAAAAAGCGCAACTCTATTGGTTTGCGGTGCCATCCTGAGGCCGTGTTGCGGACTGGCTCCGCTCCCCGTGCGGTGCCACTGCATGCCAAAATATACGGCAAGAGCGTCAAATAATCAACCGGACGGAAGCCTCGGCTTGGCCTTCCAGCTACTGTTACGGCACCCTGAGAGCTGGGAGCGAACACGGAGCGAGCGTCCATGTTCCCTGGTTTTGACTTATGCATAGATTTACCCGCGCTAGTGTCCGTTTTCTCTCTAAAAGTGATACTGCCTTCTATGTATGCCTACATGATCTTACATACTTTGAGATATTTACATGACTTCGATAGACTCAAGAGCCCTTTTGAGAGCAAAGAAATGAACGCGAGGCGAAACACAAGCTAACTCGCGAGCGACTCCGCGAGCGACTCTCATGCGATGGGGACAAATCCAACGTTAACGTCGTACGTACGGCCTGAAATAAAAGCGCAGGGGAGtggagagaaaaacaacaacaaaaaagcatcaataaacaatgacaaaaatgtgtactttttcATTCAATTAGTAAATCCACAATGTAGCTTGTGGATTTATTTCGGGACAAAAGCACAACTACAGCAGAACCTTTTAAGTCGTccttttggctttttctttggctcgGCGGCGAATCTCATTTTTAAAGCGGCAGCCCCAGCTGGGTTGTGACATTTTACGACAGTTAGTTTTGTTTTGACGCGTGTAAAAACGTCCAAAACAAAAACGAGTTGAGTAAGGTGGATGTGAAACAACCCCAACTGTGAGACTGTTTTTCTTGATTTCAACTATGTAACAGCGGTTAACTTACTTTTTTACACGTACGACAGTcaaagatgtttaaaaaaaaaaagaagcttcataCAGAAAAGTACTTTTCTGCTGTTTACcattccacaaaaaaatgtcGCTTCTATGACATAACAAAAACGTCTTTAAAAAGATACAGAAAAGTGTGAAAGCCTTTTACTGCTGTTTTCACAAGGGTTGCTTGAACTAACACTTCCAATCGCATCTGTGACGTTTTCTTCAGTTTTCTTGTTTTGAAGAATTTAACAGAGCTTCActgaaactccacacaggaaagctgcAGCATGCATTTGACTTTAGGGGGTTCCGCTGTAGTGGTGCCACTGAATGGGGAAGAGGCCAAatggcatattttttttttgtcccatttCGAGTGCAAGGTCCTGTTCTATTGTAAATGCGCATAATCAACCTAATTCTTCGaactaactttaaaaaaacatactgtgtatcagggctgcacgatattttgcGCGAGCGTCATCGTCGCGATGCACAGCTGCGCAATAATCCCATCGCAGGGGCTCGAAAATAGAGAGAATCAACTGTcgtattaaaagtgaccagcagagggacccgtttggacatgctaataaaaTTAGCGCCCatattacagtaaattataacgcttcaaacaacacacggaGTTGCCCAGAGTGCTGCGTACTTATCTCCTTGTATGATAATTATGAAAGAGgacacgacaaaaaaaaaaaaaaaatgtacacctGCTGCATGTCCCATTTTGCTCTTCGCAATGAAACTACTGTGGGATTTGGcgcgcgaggtgcgttcagggacactgcgtaaatgggagtgactATTTCCCTTGATTCTTTTGTCATCCAACACataaatggaaagaaatgaattactcggaaaattattatttgtctcAGCATGCTTTAGTTAAAGCACTCTATGATCACaatgtgataatatggaatttagtTTGTCTTGTAATATAAGCGTAGGTAAGATCAAATATTTTCTTCATAATTCATATAGTCAGCCACAGCTGGTTGGAaggcaaagttatcaatgtcctttcaccgtTGTTGCTGTCATACATGTGTTGCGTGTCTTTGTATGCACATTAAGGACGGcagtcctgttttttgtttgaattcctcagtttaaaaaaaatgtaaaataattaaaaaaaaaaaaaaaaaaaaccactatTCAATCAACACGTTTTCGAGTGTTTCAATTGTAGGCTGGGTGAAAGCTGCAGATGGCTACTTGTGAGGACTGACCGgctggcaacaatggggaaatgaaatgccactATTTTGTAGTCGTCTGTCAGCAACATAAAAATATGgagagaacaaaaaaagaacgatGAACTCGTTCATTTGTGGACCGGTGAACTGAGTTTGAAATTTTGAACGATGAACTAAACTCGTTCATTTTtagaactgaactttgaagCAGTTCGCGTGGAAAAACGAACTTTCCCAAcacctgtattatttcacatcgcaatatatatcgcGGGTTCAAAAATAAATCgtgatgtcatttatttttatttaccccccccccccaatatcgtgcagccctactgtgTACGTGGTGACGCGCGATGCCGTTGATACGGACGCATCGGTAGCTACACCGACGTCGAACAGCCAGCCATTCGCATCCACTGACGAACTTCCTACGGAACCTCAGCGGCGTGACTTTACAGCAGAGGCGGGAGCAAGTCGCGTaagtcaagtctcaagtcttaaccttcaagttacaaagcaagtcccaagttactgtgacGATACATAACATAGTCTCTTGACcccgagatgccacaagatgccgccGAAACCCTTTTTCTGTAAATGAAATCCCTCAACCcacttcaacacagttccttgacaccaacatgccacaagatggtgtgGCAAAGTCCTATTTCTCTCAagatgaaactcctcaacttatttcaacatacttccttgacaccaggATGCCGCATGATGGCAgcacagccctacttttgtctaaacgagactcctcaactcacttcaacgcAGTTCCTAAAcaccaagatggtggcaaatcaaaacatctttctttggcctgagcacaaaatcagcaaaatgttttttgttttttttgtgtgtgttttttttgtgaataataaAGGATaggttataaaaataaaaaataaaataggcgAATTCACGCATTCCGAACGGCTAATATGCAGGCGTTCactgtactttaaaaagtgtgttttcataaGTTTAAATATGTTGAACGCGTgtgggcgggggcgggggggggggggaataaaactATTTAATTCATCTTCTGTTATGTTCTTCCTATATCGCAGACGTACAATCAACGTGTTGATTTGAATTCAAGTCGTTGTCAAGTCGAGTCTTCCCTAAGTTGTAGCCAAGAAAGTCTCAAGTCCTGAAATTGGCGACTTAAGTCTGACTCGAGCCAAGTCACGTGACtcaaatacccccccccccccacacacacacacacacacacacacacacacacacacacacctatgcTATACATCGTCTTCTACTACTCGGACGAAAAAGGGGGGAGAAAATCACGGACGGGCACACGGGGCGGCCTCAGTCCGAGGGACAGTTGTAGCTGTTGATCCACagcaggtcgtccaggacgccccAGTGCAGGTAGAGGATGGAGCCCACCACCAGCACGTGCATGATCTGGTGGCTGTTGCACCAGTAGTCAAAGAGGCCCGGGCGGAAGCGCTCGGGGATGCGGGCGATGTTGATGACGCCGCCCAGCACGGCCAGCGCGTCCATGGTGAGGAAGTGGCGCAGCGAGGTGGGGCTGCCGCCGCCCACTCCGGCCCAGCGCAGCACGAAGAAGGAGAAGCGGAAAAGAGCCTGCCAGGCGAAGGAGCGCAGGCGCCGCACGCTGCTGCGCGCCGTCACCGCGCAGTAGATGCCGTAGCTGGACAACAGGATGTAGACGGACAGCGCCACCGTGCGGATCAGCGGGTAACACAGCAAAGTGCTGTACAGGATTGGCAGCGCTCCTGAAACGTCAACAACATGCTCATgttcatttttcatatttttagaaaGCAATTAAggagtttttttaaaaacgatggcaaaaaaaaaaggggggggggggggggggggatcatgaTTTACCAAATTGCGCTTGAATTAAATTCGGAAATGTGATGTGAGTTTTAGTAGTActaatcatttttcattttttaaattacaacacAAATGACATGATTTTATGCAAAAATATCTTTACAAATTTCATTTAACaactttttagttttgttttgttttgttttttcttttatggaATTTTACATGTcttaatcattttttatttatttaatgacatgTTTATTTCATGGATGTTTTCATTTCATGGAACTGGAATTTACTTTtctatgtattatatattatatacatattatatatacatatgatgtattatatacattttttattaaattgatgtttttattcatcgtccatccattttcaatacggCTTAtcctgtaattgtttttatttaatgaattgtttttattagcgAGTGAAACACCTTATTTCATTGagtttgtgttttaatgaaatattaCTTGACGTCTATTTTTTttgatattctatttttatgacaatggacttttttttaatttgggatatttctggggggggggggggggtgaatgctTTCGAATGGCATTTTAAGATATGGCGCTGTACGGCGTCGTTCTAAAAACTCGCTTGCATACCCAGTGTGTTGATCATGCAAATGCCGCACACGTCCAGCTTGAGGAGGGTGTGGTAGACGGGCTCGCCGCCCTCGTGGTTCATGAAGAGGTGGTAGAGCACCGAGCCCAGCTGCGGCGACAGGCAAGCCAGGAAGTGCACCACGGCCAGCCATGTCACGCTGATCTGGGACCAGGGGATGTTGAGCGGCAGCAGCACCAGGAAGCACAGCAGAGGGATGCCTGCGCGGGGCAGGGGGGGCAGAGGTCATTCCAGGTGACGATCAATCCGCCAAACCTGTTCTGCTTAGAAGGAGTTTGTTTAAGCAAAGTGGCATCTTCACTCTTCTGTGCTTCTTCTCCTATGCAATGACATCCTtcgttctcaaacattttagcCCGAACGTAAAAAGTACGACAACGACTCTTGGCTGGACTTAACCTCAAAACGCACAATGGCCGTCCCGCGTTCGGCGGGGGCAACTGCGAGCACGCATCCGCTCGTGACACGCATCACTACACCAGCTTGCCTTTAGCATCGACGCCAATCGAACGATCGCCACCGTCAGCAACAATTTGACATGTAATTCAGTAATTCTTCAAGGGCCGCTGGATGGAGCCAATGTGTGACTGGATTAGCTGTATGGATGCATGGACACGTTACTCATGTGATGAGTGAAATTCATTATGAGGATTTCTCATGATCTGtttgcgtttaaaaaaaaaaaaaaaaattcaaaaaaataaataaataaaaaaagaaggatCCCAAAGAGCCCCTTTCACGCTACCCATTACagctatttttagaatttttttttttttttttttttttttaattcgattTGTTTATTCTACCTCCGATGCAGGATTCGTGCGAAAGAAGCTACCGAGAAGTCCCATTCACACTAGCCACTCTTTAATCACTGTGTGATTAAAGAGTGCACTCCTGCTATACTCAAATAGCTAGAATGGTATGAGGTGTGACTCACAGGATATGAGTCACAGCCTCCTGCGTTTAATTACGTCGCCCAACTTGTTTCCTTTTCATGCCCAAGCCATTCGCGGCGCCTCAATGTCCGACAATTGCAAGCTCGGAGTGCAACATGGGGCGCTGCCACGCTAGCGTGATATGACTCAAGCAAACGCAGtccttcaaataattatttgagaCGAGCCGCAATTTGGATCGCTGGCATGGTACAGGAGCATGCCTGACCCCTTGTATGCTGTAAGAAGTTGCAGTTCTGGTTCTACGGTTATCATCGCACTTTTCCTCCCTGGCAGcgtcatttaaaatatatatatatatatatatatatatatatatatatatataataaaaaatgtcaaggaaaaagtaaaaacacacacagggggGGGCTTACTTTTTGATCTGGTTTGTGTATCGAATCTCTTCAGGATAGGCTAAAGTGATGAGATACGATTGCGATTATGGATTTGAAATATGGTCGccaaactttccatgggaacgAACAGGCATAAACAAGGGATGTACCCAAAGTTGAACTTGAACTTGAACTCAACTTCAGGTCGTTGAGCGTCACAAGTCTCTGAACAACCTGCATATGATTCCTGAGAATTCTTTCAGTCCAGCGGTCGCCTGCCTGCGATCAGCGTGCACCCACCGTGAGTGTAGATGTTTCCCAGCTCGTTGTGCAGGTAGAAGAGGCTCCGGATGCAGTCCTGCACCGAGGAGACGGGCCGATAGCCGGTCAGGACGTACTTGTTGAACTGCAGGTGCGGGGGCGAGCTGGCCCAGTCCAGCAGCCGCGGTCCGCTCAGGAAGGCCAAGGCGAACACCGCCGACAGCAGCACGCCGCCGAACAAGCACAAGACGGACTGCACGCCGATGTACACGT
This Phycodurus eques isolate BA_2022a chromosome 16, UOR_Pequ_1.1, whole genome shotgun sequence DNA region includes the following protein-coding sequences:
- the paqr4a gene encoding progestin and adipoQ receptor family member 4a; its protein translation is MVSHKVLVAVLLLNVYIGVQSVLCLFGGVLLSAVFALAFLSGPRLLDWASSPPHLQFNKYVLTGYRPVSSVQDCIRSLFYLHNELGNIYTHGIPLLCFLVLLPLNIPWSQISVTWLAVVHFLACLSPQLGSVLYHLFMNHEGGEPVYHTLLKLDVCGICMINTLGALPILYSTLLCYPLIRTVALSVYILLSSYGIYCAVTARSSVRRLRSFAWQALFRFSFFVLRWAGVGGGSPTSLRHFLTMDALAVLGGVINIARIPERFRPGLFDYWCNSHQIMHVLVVGSILYLHWGVLDDLLWINSYNCPSD